A region of the Thermincola ferriacetica genome:
TTATTGCTTTTTATGTTTGACCCTTTGACGGTGTTTCTTTTTGCTATAGAACTCTCCCCCTTGGCTTTTTGCTACGGGTGGTTAATAAAAAAGAAATACGCTGCCGGGAAGAGCCTGATAGTGGGTACTGTGGTGGCTGTGGCGGCAGAAATCGTCACTATCCTGGGCTTTTTATATTTGGCAAAAATCCATATTATTCCTGCGAAGAATGAGCTCATTCGACAAGTTGACGAAGCGCTGGCATTGTATAAGCAGTTTGGACTACTGGATATATATGCACAAAAAGGGATCAGTGAATCTATGCTCAAAGATGCGCTTTATCAATCGGTTGAGCTAATAACACTGCTGATTCCGGCAGCGCTGATATTGTCTGCCGTGATGCGGGCCTTCCTGACCTGGGTTATTTCGCAAAGGGTAATGAGAAGGCTTGGATTTGAGATGAGCCGACTTCCCAGGTTTGTCGAATGGCAGTTACCCTGGTATGTTATTTGGTTTTTAATTATAGGACTTGTCTTGACCCTGGCAGGTGACCATTTCCATATTGAGAAGTT
Encoded here:
- a CDS encoding YybS family protein, yielding MNQQRAVQPLAEGALLAALATFLGILSLGVPPVRFITDFLWGIPIIVIITKRDLRSGFMVLAVSLILLLFMFDPLTVFLFAIELSPLAFCYGWLIKKKYAAGKSLIVGTVVAVAAEIVTILGFLYLAKIHIIPAKNELIRQVDEALALYKQFGLLDIYAQKGISESMLKDALYQSVELITLLIPAALILSAVMRAFLTWVISQRVMRRLGFEMSRLPRFVEWQLPWYVIWFLIIGLVLTLAGDHFHIEKLAIMGKNMVFVISFVYTVIGLAITIHLMKNWKLPAWFKVFMVIIAILNLSGTLVLFALLGVFDSFVNFRRLGREI